A region from the Campylobacter ureolyticus ACS-301-V-Sch3b genome encodes:
- a CDS encoding replication/maintenance protein RepL, whose amino-acid sequence MNSTKIIDLNDTKTTETIYKNEKDIINHKTGEVISQEQSRIVRERKKERFIKVFVDNLDYVIDNFSNMEKNVFLSLLKEMNYYNVIKLDSGLRKTLEISANISQGTVSKTINKLIEKNAIIKINEINKDEFGIVFFTGKEYVVNPQLVGSGSFKELSRMRRVIVMDYDFETLESNKEIQLEVKYDGFDEVYKNPDKHEIAGVKQTSTIDGKFKTTEVAIREKQYKKDDEYVIDAYDTQETLEIEPVLKDIDENGRSISLSDRELDLAIKNAENEQKKLENENLRMKIELIKLQKENK is encoded by the coding sequence ATGAATAGCACTAAAATAATAGATCTTAATGATACTAAAACTACTGAAACAATTTACAAAAATGAAAAAGATATAATAAATCATAAAACAGGTGAAGTTATATCTCAAGAACAAAGTAGAATTGTCAGAGAAAGAAAAAAAGAAAGATTTATAAAAGTTTTTGTTGATAATTTAGATTATGTGATTGATAATTTTTCCAATATGGAAAAAAATGTCTTTTTATCTTTACTTAAAGAGATGAATTACTACAATGTCATAAAACTTGATAGTGGATTGAGAAAAACATTAGAAATTAGTGCTAATATATCACAAGGAACTGTTTCAAAAACTATAAATAAACTCATCGAAAAAAATGCAATTATTAAAATAAATGAAATAAATAAAGATGAATTTGGTATTGTTTTTTTTACAGGAAAAGAGTATGTAGTTAATCCACAATTGGTAGGAAGTGGTTCTTTTAAAGAACTTTCAAGAATGAGAAGAGTTATTGTAATGGACTATGACTTTGAAACACTTGAATCAAATAAAGAAATACAGCTAGAAGTTAAGTATGATGGCTTTGATGAAGTATATAAAAATCCAGATAAACACGAAATCGCTGGTGTAAAACAAACATCTACAATTGATGGAAAATTTAAAACAACTGAAGTCGCAATTAGAGAAAAACAATATAAAAAAGATGATGAGTATGTAATTGACGCATATGACACGCAAGAAACCTTAGAAATAGAGCCTGTTTTAAAAGATATTGATGAAAATGGTAGATCGATATCTCTTAGTGATAGAGAATTGGATCTTGCTATTAAAAACGCAGAAAATGAACAAAAAAAATTAGAAAATGAAAATCTTAGAATGAAAATAGAGCTTATAAAACTACAAAAAGAAAATAAATAG